A portion of the Bombus terrestris chromosome 3, iyBomTerr1.2, whole genome shotgun sequence genome contains these proteins:
- the LOC100644244 gene encoding protein obstructor-E isoform X2, with product MRTYYVIAAILIAGTTAQESFKCPDDFGFYPHHISCDKYWKCDNNVAELKTCGNGLAFDASDSKFLTENCDYLHNVDCGDRTQLEPAISTPHCPRLYGIFPDEKKCDVFWNCWNGEASRYQCSPGLAYDREARVCMWADQVPECKNEEVAGGFTCPAAGEVSGASGSFSRHAHPEDCRKYYICLEGIAREYGCPIGTVFKIGDADGSGACEDPEDVPGCEDYYGDVDLKALRKLGYKKK from the exons ATGAGGACATACTACGTGATAGCTGCCATTCTGATCGCCG GCACAACCGCCCAAGAATCGTTCAAATGCCCAGACGATTTTGGTTTCTATCCTCATCATATATCCTGCGACAAATATTGGAAATGCGATAACAACGTCGCGGAATTGAAAACTTGCGGCAACGGACTCGCCTTCGACGCAAGCGACAGCAAGTTCCTCACTGAAAATTGCGACTACCTCCACAACGTAGATTGCGGAGACAGGACACAGCTCGAGCCAGCGATTAGCACGCCGCATTGTCCTCGCCTCTACGGTATATTCCCCGACGAAAAGAAATGCGACGTATTCTGGAATTGCTGGAACGGAGAGGCTTCAAGGTACCAGTGCAGTCCTGGACTCGCTTACGACCGTGAAGCCAGAGTCTGTATGTGGGCCGATCAAGTACCTGAATGCAAGAACGAAG AGGTCGCAGGAGGTTTCACGTGTCCGGCCGCGGGCGAAGTGAGCGGAGCATCCGGCAGCTTCAGCAGACACGCCCATCCTGAGGACTGCAGAAAGTATTACATATGTCTGGAAGGTATCGCTAGGGAATACGGCTGCCCGATCGGAACTGTCTTCAAGATCGGCGACGCCGATGGCAGCGGTGCCTGCGAAGACCCCGAAGACGTCCCTGGATG
- the LOC100644244 gene encoding protein obstructor-E isoform X1, with amino-acid sequence MRTYYVIAAILIAGTTAQESFKCPDDFGFYPHHISCDKYWKCDNNVAELKTCGNGLAFDASDSKFLTENCDYLHNVDCGDRTQLEPAISTPHCPRLYGIFPDEKKCDVFWNCWNGEASRYQCSPGLAYDREARVCMWADQVPECKNEEVAGGFTCPAAGEVSGASGSFSRHAHPEDCRKYYICLEGIAREYGCPIGTVFKIGDADGSGACEDPEDVPGCEDYYGDLDLKSIRKSELLAGIQNSGETRKPPQGKPRPPSAPARPNAPLQE; translated from the exons ATGAGGACATACTACGTGATAGCTGCCATTCTGATCGCCG GCACAACCGCCCAAGAATCGTTCAAATGCCCAGACGATTTTGGTTTCTATCCTCATCATATATCCTGCGACAAATATTGGAAATGCGATAACAACGTCGCGGAATTGAAAACTTGCGGCAACGGACTCGCCTTCGACGCAAGCGACAGCAAGTTCCTCACTGAAAATTGCGACTACCTCCACAACGTAGATTGCGGAGACAGGACACAGCTCGAGCCAGCGATTAGCACGCCGCATTGTCCTCGCCTCTACGGTATATTCCCCGACGAAAAGAAATGCGACGTATTCTGGAATTGCTGGAACGGAGAGGCTTCAAGGTACCAGTGCAGTCCTGGACTCGCTTACGACCGTGAAGCCAGAGTCTGTATGTGGGCCGATCAAGTACCTGAATGCAAGAACGAAG AGGTCGCAGGAGGTTTCACGTGTCCGGCCGCGGGCGAAGTGAGCGGAGCATCCGGCAGCTTCAGCAGACACGCCCATCCTGAGGACTGCAGAAAGTATTACATATGTCTGGAAGGTATCGCTAGGGAATACGGCTGCCCGATCGGAACTGTCTTCAAGATCGGCGACGCCGATGGCAGCGGTGCCTGCGAAGACCCCGAAGACGTCCCTGGATG TGAGGATTACTACGGTGACCTGGATCTAAAGAGCATCAGGAAGAGCGAGCTGCTTGCCGGAATTCAAAATTCAGGCGAAACCAGGAAGCCTCCTCAAGGCAAACCAAGGCCCCCATCGGCACCTGCGAGGCCCAACGCACCCCTTCAAGAATAA